In Ptychodera flava strain L36383 chromosome 21, AS_Pfla_20210202, whole genome shotgun sequence, a genomic segment contains:
- the LOC139122142 gene encoding uncharacterized protein, protein MAECQVPSCKNKVGKASGKSFFQIPDPTKSTSNIQLAEKWLENIGVKHSASTFKFSRNKVVCEDHFHQDCFQRNLQAELLNYKPKRKLLKVGAVPTIFSDGSPKHDGMMSSETTSETCRYLEEINVNFVDNEAGEANWKGGDNRKQDRDTCVGEHFHDVATQTDPVIIRPANTNEVTPLLADDNGDGPPTKKKKVDLPSTPNTPIAPRPSVPRPLCQSTPGSHRSDVFNRSELDTTGFGD, encoded by the exons ATGGCGGAGTGTCAGGTTCCTTCATGTAAAAATAAGGTTGGTAAAGCGTCTGGGAAAAGTTTTTTCCAAATCCCCGATCCGACTAAGAGTACAAGTAATATTCAACTGGCTGAAAAATGGCTCGAGAATATAGGAGTCAAGCACTCGGCGTCAACATTCAAGTTCAGCAGAAACAAAGTTGTTTGCGAAGACCATTTTCATCAGGACTGCTTTCAGCGAAACTTGCAGGCTGAACTACTGAATTACAAGCCAAAAAGAAAACTGTTGAAGGTCGGCGCAGTACCAACCATTTTTTCTGACGGCAGTCCTAAACACGATGGTATGATGAGTTCTGAAACGACTTCGGAAACGTGCCGATATTTAGAG GAGATCAACGTAAATTTCGTTGATAATGAGGCTGGTGAGGCGAATTGGAAAGGCGGTGACAACCGTAAACAG GACAGAGACACTTGTGTGGGTGAACATTTTCACGATGTGGCGACACAGACTGATCCTGTCATCATTAGACCAGCAAATACAAACGAAGTGACTCCGTTACTGGCTGACGACAATGGTGATGGACCGCCCACTAAAAAGAAGAAAGTGGACTTACCATCCACTCCTAACACGCCAATAGCCCCACGCCCTAGTGTGCCACGGCCTCTGTGTCAATCAACACCAGGAAGCCATAGAAGTGATGTGTTCAACAGAAGTGAACTAGACACTACAGGATTTGGAGACTAG